In Arthrobacter sp. B3I4, the following proteins share a genomic window:
- a CDS encoding ABC transporter ATP-binding protein gives MSTATFGTANEDNAHLSRADSKAVRQRSLTLLGSLIRPVRLRFWLTIAAVVLSQAARVAGPALIAFGIDRALPALRAGDNLPLVLAGAAYLAAAVATAGLTALYVTSTARLSQAMLLDLRVRVFRQTQRLSLEFHEKYTSGRIIARQTSDLEALRELLDSGVSSLASGMLFMVFTAITVFALDWRSGLLVLAAGVPMYFLARWYQKHSQIAFRESRVVSARLIVHFVETMTGIRAVKAFRKEPQNAERYAKLSEEYRKVTVRSINLNGIFQPGLVLIGNVCVAVVLLTGGFRVLSGELAVGVLLALILSTKRFFQPVDQMAMFYNSFQSAQAALEKVSGLLEEVPTVRPPKNPVALERATGRIDFENVEFRYGDGPVIIPTMDLHIPAGQTVALVGQTGAGKSTLAKLIARFYDVSSGSLTLDGVDLRQLATADLRRNVVMVTQEAFLFSGSVADNIALGRPEASRQEIEDAAKAVGAHEFITALPEGYDTDVNKRGGRVSAGQRQLISFARAFLARPAVLILDEATSSLDIPSERMVQAGLASLLRGAGTGPGSSGAARTALIIAHRLSTVETADRVLVVHDGQVVEDGTPAELIGGGGRFAKLHGAWKESLV, from the coding sequence ATGAGCACCGCAACCTTCGGCACCGCCAACGAGGACAACGCACACCTGTCCAGGGCCGACAGCAAAGCCGTCCGGCAACGCTCCCTGACCCTGCTTGGCTCGCTGATCCGTCCCGTCCGCCTGCGCTTCTGGCTGACGATCGCCGCCGTCGTACTCTCCCAGGCCGCCCGTGTGGCCGGGCCGGCGCTGATCGCTTTCGGCATCGACCGCGCACTTCCGGCCCTCCGCGCCGGTGACAACCTGCCGCTCGTCCTGGCCGGGGCCGCGTACCTCGCCGCGGCCGTCGCGACCGCGGGTCTCACCGCCCTGTACGTGACATCGACGGCGCGGCTCAGCCAGGCGATGCTGCTGGACCTGCGCGTGCGGGTCTTCCGGCAGACGCAGCGGCTGAGCCTGGAGTTCCACGAGAAGTACACCTCGGGCCGCATCATCGCCCGGCAGACCTCCGACCTCGAGGCACTGCGCGAACTCCTCGACTCCGGCGTCAGCTCGCTCGCCTCCGGCATGCTGTTCATGGTCTTCACGGCCATCACGGTGTTCGCCCTGGACTGGCGCAGCGGACTGTTGGTGCTCGCCGCCGGCGTGCCGATGTACTTCCTCGCCCGCTGGTACCAGAAGCATTCCCAGATCGCGTTCCGCGAGTCCCGGGTCGTGTCGGCCCGGCTGATCGTGCACTTCGTGGAGACCATGACCGGCATCCGGGCGGTCAAGGCCTTCCGCAAGGAACCCCAGAACGCCGAACGCTACGCCAAACTTTCCGAGGAGTACCGCAAGGTCACCGTCCGCTCCATCAACCTGAACGGCATCTTCCAGCCCGGCCTGGTGCTGATCGGGAACGTCTGCGTGGCCGTCGTGCTGCTCACCGGCGGCTTCCGTGTCCTATCCGGCGAACTCGCCGTGGGCGTGCTGCTGGCGCTGATCCTCTCGACCAAGCGTTTCTTCCAGCCGGTGGACCAGATGGCGATGTTCTACAACTCGTTCCAGAGCGCGCAGGCGGCGCTCGAGAAGGTATCCGGCCTGCTGGAGGAAGTGCCCACCGTCCGGCCGCCCAAAAACCCGGTCGCCCTGGAGCGGGCCACCGGCCGCATCGATTTCGAGAACGTTGAGTTCCGCTACGGCGACGGCCCGGTCATCATTCCTACGATGGACCTGCACATTCCGGCCGGCCAGACGGTCGCGCTGGTGGGCCAGACCGGCGCCGGAAAGTCGACGCTGGCCAAGCTGATCGCGCGTTTCTACGACGTCTCCTCCGGTTCGCTCACCCTCGACGGCGTGGACCTTCGGCAGCTGGCGACGGCGGATCTGCGCCGGAACGTCGTCATGGTCACCCAGGAGGCGTTCCTGTTCAGCGGTTCCGTGGCCGACAACATCGCCCTCGGCCGGCCCGAGGCTTCCCGGCAGGAAATCGAGGACGCGGCCAAGGCCGTCGGAGCCCACGAGTTCATCACCGCCCTGCCGGAGGGCTATGACACCGACGTGAACAAGCGCGGCGGGCGCGTTTCCGCCGGTCAGCGCCAGCTGATCAGCTTCGCCCGGGCCTTCCTGGCCCGGCCCGCGGTCCTGATCCTGGATGAGGCCACCTCCTCCCTGGACATCCCCTCCGAACGGATGGTCCAGGCGGGACTGGCGAGCCTGCTGCGCGGGGCCGGCACCGGTCCAGGCTCGTCCGGCGCAGCCCGCACGGCGCTGATTATTGCGCACCGCCTCTCCACCGTGGAGACCGCAGACCGGGTGCTTGTGGTCCACGACGGCCAGGTGGTGGAGGACGGAACCCCGGCGGAACTGATCGGCGGCGGCGGACGCTTTGCCAAGCTGCACGGGGCGTGGAAGGAATCGCTGGTCTGA
- a CDS encoding asparaginase, protein MPTNSHATFTVDSAVELAVVERSGFIESRHIGAAVVMSADGNVVTELGDINSPIFARSTLKPFQALASMQSGVPLRGAQVAIACGSHVGSLDHMDVVEGMLKAAGVKENQLQCPAAWPEDERARTWLVQTERGKSRLAFNCSGKHAAFLWACTENGWDTHSYLEPNHPLQQRIRSVIEEYCDEKIAHLGIDGCGAPVAAVSLTGLARAFSRLAKAPGDKNSNARAATIATSMLDYPWAVQGQGQPNTIVMDELGILAKVGAEGVLLMATPHGVSVAIKVLDGNVRATTLVGLTLLAAAGAVEIPEVSSVLEKVVDPVLGGGRPVGKIRLGHAVSALLD, encoded by the coding sequence ATGCCTACGAATTCGCATGCCACCTTTACTGTTGACTCCGCCGTCGAACTGGCAGTCGTTGAACGCAGCGGTTTCATCGAGTCCCGGCACATCGGTGCAGCCGTGGTGATGTCCGCGGACGGCAACGTCGTCACGGAACTCGGAGATATCAACAGCCCCATTTTCGCGCGGTCCACCCTCAAGCCGTTTCAGGCGCTGGCCTCCATGCAATCCGGGGTACCGTTGCGCGGGGCGCAGGTGGCCATCGCGTGTGGCAGCCACGTGGGTTCCCTCGATCACATGGACGTGGTGGAGGGCATGCTCAAGGCAGCCGGCGTCAAGGAAAACCAGCTCCAGTGCCCCGCAGCTTGGCCGGAGGACGAAAGGGCCCGGACCTGGCTGGTCCAGACCGAGCGCGGGAAATCACGGCTGGCGTTCAACTGCTCGGGCAAGCACGCGGCGTTCCTCTGGGCCTGCACCGAGAACGGCTGGGACACGCACAGCTACCTCGAGCCCAACCACCCCCTGCAGCAGCGCATCCGCTCCGTGATCGAGGAGTACTGCGACGAAAAGATCGCGCACCTCGGCATTGACGGCTGCGGCGCACCGGTGGCCGCCGTATCGCTCACCGGCCTCGCCCGCGCCTTCTCCCGCCTGGCGAAGGCTCCCGGGGACAAGAACTCCAACGCCCGCGCCGCCACGATCGCCACCTCCATGCTGGACTACCCGTGGGCGGTGCAGGGCCAGGGACAGCCAAACACCATCGTCATGGATGAACTGGGAATTCTCGCCAAGGTCGGCGCCGAGGGCGTGCTGCTGATGGCCACGCCCCACGGTGTCTCCGTGGCCATCAAGGTCCTCGACGGCAACGTCCGCGCCACGACGCTGGTCGGGCTGACGCTTCTGGCCGCGGCGGGGGCGGTGGAGATCCCGGAAGTCTCGAGTGTCCTGGAAAAGGTCGTTGACCCGGTACTGGGAGGCGGCCGGCCGGTGGGCAAAATCCGGCTGGGCCACGCCGTCTCGGCGCTGCTGGATTAA
- a CDS encoding helix-turn-helix domain-containing protein, producing MGNGFGEKLRAERLERGLTQAELGKDLYSPSYISLLETGRREPTADVIEELARRLELAPKALEAWSQPVSVSDAEYVLAGLYARQAWDLRDYPLAAVHAATAAQIALEAKNTSAWWNMTYMQAECLIKQGMWAECAAMVQRLLDHPMAAESAGLGVRARQMLAAAAQGQGQLTAAVEHAQEAVRLCAQLPKGSTLIIGALRALIGALAESGRLDEAWKYCQDMNEQMDEHSMTQLAGEVAWVVGNVAFMRHDYAEGLRYHEKAGQLLSPAHDIDLWARFNKASAAVRLSSGIVEPETLSSIERAELALSIVGGNKTDHLEVAFIRARWLYLTGDVVGAVQKLREIHAERDVLAKHTAGEVSLLLGKALKAGGESEEALTYLDEAQKEFSAAGASDRVQQAMDAVLEIRLAQRRAEAAAGS from the coding sequence GTGGGCAACGGATTCGGGGAAAAACTCCGCGCGGAGCGGCTGGAGCGTGGGCTCACCCAGGCGGAGCTGGGGAAGGACCTGTACTCCCCCAGCTACATTTCCCTGCTCGAAACCGGCCGCCGGGAACCCACTGCCGACGTAATCGAGGAGCTCGCCCGCCGGCTGGAGCTCGCCCCGAAAGCGCTTGAGGCGTGGAGCCAGCCGGTATCCGTCAGCGACGCCGAATACGTCCTGGCGGGCTTATACGCCCGTCAGGCCTGGGACCTGCGGGACTACCCGCTCGCGGCAGTTCACGCCGCCACGGCAGCCCAGATTGCCTTAGAGGCTAAAAACACCAGCGCCTGGTGGAACATGACGTACATGCAGGCTGAGTGCCTAATCAAGCAGGGCATGTGGGCGGAATGCGCGGCCATGGTGCAGCGGCTGCTGGACCATCCGATGGCGGCCGAGTCGGCAGGCCTGGGGGTCCGCGCCCGGCAGATGCTGGCGGCGGCGGCTCAGGGGCAGGGGCAGCTGACAGCAGCTGTGGAACACGCCCAGGAGGCGGTGCGGCTCTGTGCCCAGCTGCCCAAGGGTTCCACCCTGATTATCGGCGCGCTGCGGGCCCTGATCGGTGCCCTGGCCGAAAGCGGCCGGCTCGACGAAGCCTGGAAGTACTGCCAGGACATGAACGAGCAGATGGACGAACATTCCATGACCCAGCTGGCCGGCGAAGTGGCGTGGGTGGTGGGCAACGTGGCCTTCATGCGCCACGACTACGCCGAGGGCCTCAGGTACCACGAGAAAGCCGGCCAGCTCCTCTCCCCGGCGCACGACATTGACCTCTGGGCTAGGTTCAACAAGGCCTCGGCCGCGGTGCGCCTGTCGTCGGGCATTGTCGAGCCGGAAACGCTGTCATCGATTGAACGTGCGGAACTGGCACTTTCGATCGTGGGCGGCAACAAAACGGACCACCTTGAAGTGGCCTTCATCCGGGCGCGCTGGCTTTACCTCACCGGCGACGTCGTCGGGGCGGTGCAGAAGCTGCGCGAGATCCACGCCGAACGGGACGTACTGGCAAAGCACACGGCGGGTGAGGTGTCGCTGCTGCTCGGCAAGGCACTCAAAGCCGGCGGGGAGTCCGAGGAGGCCCTCACCTACCTTGATGAGGCGCAGAAGGAGTTCAGCGCGGCGGGCGCCTCAGACCGGGTCCAGCAGGCGATGGACGCAGTGCTGGAAATCCGCTTGGCCCAGCGCCGCGCCGAAGCAGCCGCCGGGAGCTAG
- a CDS encoding sterol carrier family protein, which produces MAVSRRRIPVDEGREALAAWRAAGEPGADAAPLPRTTLATAVRYSLEEVTARAPGNSVEVRVPPFGVTQCVEGPRHTRGTPPNVIECDAATWLAMVTGQLGWADAVGAGKVAASGLRADLSRLLPL; this is translated from the coding sequence ATGGCTGTGTCACGGCGCCGGATCCCGGTCGACGAGGGCCGCGAGGCGCTGGCCGCCTGGCGCGCTGCCGGCGAGCCCGGTGCTGACGCCGCACCCCTCCCGCGCACTACGCTCGCGACGGCGGTGCGCTACTCGCTCGAAGAAGTCACCGCCCGCGCGCCAGGCAACTCCGTCGAGGTCCGGGTGCCGCCGTTCGGGGTGACCCAGTGCGTCGAAGGTCCGCGGCACACCCGGGGCACTCCCCCGAACGTAATTGAGTGCGACGCCGCGACCTGGCTTGCCATGGTCACCGGGCAGCTCGGCTGGGCGGACGCCGTGGGTGCCGGCAAAGTCGCCGCTTCCGGCTTGCGGGCTGACCTGTCCAGGCTGCTGCC
- a CDS encoding phosphoribosylaminoimidazolesuccinocarboxamide synthase — protein MNATDSSLPKGGLDTETLDLPGWKHSYSGKVRDLYVPADAAIAERFGHECVLVVASDRISAYDHVLASEIPDKGRILTQLSLWWFEQLGVEHHVLASTVDGGVPAAVAGRAMICKKLEMFPVECIARGYLTGSGLVEYRQSGTVCSVPLPTGLVDGSRLEEAIFTPSAKAEVGEHDENITFDAVVQQVGADAAGRLRALTLEIYTKAEEIARGRGIILADTKVEFGLDPATGVITLGDEVLTPDSSRFWDAATYEPGKAQPSYDKQYVRDWLTSAGSGWDKSSDTPPPALPADVVARTRSRYVEAYELLTGRAFD, from the coding sequence ATGAACGCCACTGACTCGTCCCTGCCCAAGGGCGGCCTGGACACCGAGACCCTGGACCTGCCCGGCTGGAAACACAGCTACTCCGGCAAGGTCCGCGACCTGTATGTGCCGGCGGATGCCGCCATTGCGGAGCGCTTCGGCCACGAATGCGTGCTGGTGGTGGCCAGTGACCGGATCAGCGCCTATGACCACGTCCTGGCCAGCGAGATTCCGGACAAGGGCCGCATCCTCACCCAGCTGAGCCTCTGGTGGTTTGAGCAGCTGGGCGTGGAGCACCACGTGCTTGCGTCCACGGTCGACGGCGGTGTTCCGGCCGCGGTGGCGGGCCGCGCCATGATCTGCAAGAAACTTGAGATGTTCCCGGTCGAATGCATTGCGCGCGGCTACCTGACCGGCTCGGGGCTCGTCGAATACCGGCAGTCCGGCACTGTCTGCAGCGTTCCGCTGCCCACGGGCCTGGTGGACGGCTCCCGGCTCGAGGAGGCAATTTTCACTCCCTCGGCCAAGGCCGAGGTGGGCGAGCACGACGAAAACATCACCTTCGACGCCGTGGTGCAGCAGGTCGGCGCCGACGCCGCAGGCCGACTCCGTGCGCTGACGCTGGAGATCTACACCAAGGCCGAGGAGATTGCCCGGGGCCGCGGCATCATCCTGGCGGACACCAAGGTGGAGTTCGGCCTAGATCCCGCAACCGGTGTCATCACCCTCGGTGACGAGGTCCTCACGCCGGATTCCTCGCGCTTCTGGGACGCAGCCACTTACGAGCCGGGGAAGGCGCAGCCCTCCTACGACAAGCAGTACGTGCGCGACTGGCTGACGTCGGCCGGATCGGGTTGGGACAAGTCCTCGGACACGCCGCCCCCGGCGCTGCCGGCCGACGTCGTCGCCCGCACCCGGAGCCGCTACGTTGAAGCCTACGAGCTGCTGACCGGCCGCGCCTTCGACTAG
- the purD gene encoding phosphoribosylamine--glycine ligase: MKVLVIGPGGREHAIVRSLLADPNVSEVHAAPGNAGISRLVPTHAVDANDPDAVAALATKLAVDLVVVGPEAPLAAGVSDAVRDAGIPVFGPSKAAAQLEASKAFAKEVMAEAGVPTAMARVASNAEEAADALDTFGAPYVVKDDGLAAGKGVVVTGDRDEALAHAQSCFDAGGSVVIEEFLDGPEVSLFVLCDGSTTVALSPAQDFKRIFDNDEGPNTGGMGAYTPLEWAPEGLVEEVLERVAQPTVNQMAHRGTPFVGVLFVGLALTSRGTRVIEFNVRFGDPETQAVLARLKTPLGGLLMAAAKGELDKVQPLRWSRETAVAVVVAAENYPGTPRTGDRIRGLKKVEAIEGVHVIHAGTKLDGEGKVVSAGGRVLAVVALGTDLVEARDRAYDGVELVQLDGGQFRTDIGGKAARGEIKVASPGTAAAVAAAKAKD; the protein is encoded by the coding sequence GTGAAGGTACTCGTCATCGGCCCCGGCGGCCGCGAACACGCCATTGTCCGGTCCCTGCTCGCGGACCCCAACGTTTCCGAGGTCCACGCGGCTCCGGGCAATGCCGGGATCAGCCGGCTGGTGCCCACGCACGCCGTCGACGCGAACGACCCGGACGCCGTTGCGGCCCTGGCGACGAAGCTCGCCGTCGACCTCGTCGTGGTGGGACCGGAAGCGCCGCTTGCCGCGGGTGTGTCGGACGCGGTCCGCGACGCCGGCATCCCGGTCTTCGGCCCCAGCAAGGCCGCGGCCCAACTGGAAGCGTCAAAGGCGTTCGCCAAGGAGGTCATGGCGGAGGCCGGCGTGCCCACCGCGATGGCCCGCGTGGCATCCAACGCCGAGGAAGCCGCGGACGCGCTGGATACCTTCGGCGCGCCCTACGTCGTGAAGGATGACGGGCTTGCCGCCGGCAAGGGCGTGGTCGTCACCGGCGACCGGGACGAGGCCCTGGCGCATGCGCAGAGCTGCTTCGACGCCGGCGGTTCCGTGGTGATCGAGGAGTTCCTCGACGGGCCGGAAGTTTCCTTGTTCGTCCTCTGCGACGGCAGCACCACCGTTGCGCTGTCCCCGGCGCAGGATTTCAAGCGCATCTTCGACAACGACGAGGGCCCCAACACCGGCGGCATGGGAGCCTACACCCCGCTGGAGTGGGCCCCCGAAGGTCTCGTTGAGGAGGTCCTCGAACGGGTTGCCCAGCCGACGGTCAACCAAATGGCACACCGCGGCACCCCGTTTGTGGGCGTGCTGTTCGTCGGGCTCGCCCTGACCTCACGCGGCACCCGCGTCATCGAGTTCAACGTCCGCTTCGGCGATCCGGAAACGCAGGCCGTCCTGGCCCGGCTGAAGACCCCGCTGGGCGGCCTGCTGATGGCTGCGGCGAAGGGCGAACTGGACAAGGTCCAGCCGCTGCGCTGGTCGCGGGAGACGGCCGTCGCCGTCGTCGTCGCTGCCGAAAACTATCCCGGCACACCCCGCACGGGAGACCGGATCCGCGGCCTGAAGAAGGTTGAAGCGATTGAGGGCGTGCACGTCATCCACGCCGGCACCAAGCTCGACGGCGAGGGCAAAGTCGTCTCCGCCGGCGGCCGGGTCCTCGCCGTGGTGGCGCTCGGAACGGACCTCGTCGAGGCCCGCGACCGGGCGTACGACGGCGTCGAACTGGTCCAGCTCGACGGCGGCCAGTTCCGCACCGACATCGGCGGCAAGGCCGCGCGCGGCGAAATCAAGGTGGCGTCTCCCGGCACAGCCGCGGCCGTCGCCGCAGCGAAAGCGAAGGACTGA
- a CDS encoding molybdopterin-dependent oxidoreductase: MAQQRSAPQRPALRSGPTALAALAGVVSAAVVLSVAELVGAFFTARATPLIALGSTFIDFTPPWMKDFAIATFGTNDKAALFAGMGLTILLLACVLGVVAYRSWVLGVAGVLLMGGIIVASVVTRAGVKPLDAVPSLLGTAAGLLVLRYLVSMLWRTRQWPDAPSDRAAKDPDRPAASRRAFVAATGITAAAAAVAATGGRLLSAARSNVAQAREALTLPAPARPAAPVPAGVQSKTAGVTPWLTPNQDFYRIDTALSVPAINVQDWELRIHGLVEQEVRLSFQDLLDADLIESHVSLTCVSNPVGGNLAGNAKWLGMPIRDVLKLARPKQGADMVLSTSIDGFSASTPLEVLQDDRDAMLAIGMNGEPLPLEHGYPVRMVVPGLYGFVSATKWVVDLEVTRFADNKAYWTQRGWSERGPIKTMARVEVPKSFAKVPAGKVAIGGTAWAQTRGITKVEVQIDNGPWTEAVLSAEASVVTWRQWSFDWEATPGPHYIKARATDGTGELQTDKRADPVPDGASGWQSVMVTVE, translated from the coding sequence TTGGCACAGCAGCGATCGGCGCCGCAGCGGCCCGCGCTCCGGTCGGGGCCAACCGCCCTCGCCGCGCTGGCCGGGGTAGTCTCAGCCGCCGTCGTGCTGTCAGTCGCGGAACTGGTGGGCGCCTTCTTCACGGCCCGCGCGACGCCGCTTATCGCACTGGGCTCGACTTTTATTGACTTCACCCCGCCGTGGATGAAGGACTTCGCCATCGCGACCTTTGGCACAAATGACAAGGCTGCGCTCTTTGCCGGAATGGGCCTGACGATCCTGCTGCTGGCCTGCGTGCTGGGTGTTGTCGCCTACCGAAGCTGGGTTCTGGGCGTGGCCGGTGTGCTGCTGATGGGCGGGATCATCGTCGCCAGTGTGGTGACGCGCGCCGGTGTAAAGCCACTCGACGCCGTCCCTTCACTGCTCGGCACCGCGGCAGGCCTGCTGGTGCTCCGGTACCTGGTCAGCATGCTGTGGCGGACGCGGCAATGGCCGGACGCTCCCTCGGACCGGGCCGCCAAAGATCCGGACCGTCCCGCCGCCAGCCGTCGCGCGTTCGTTGCAGCCACCGGCATCACCGCCGCCGCAGCCGCCGTCGCCGCCACCGGCGGCAGGCTGCTCAGCGCCGCCCGCAGCAATGTGGCACAGGCCCGGGAAGCCCTGACTCTGCCCGCGCCGGCGAGACCCGCCGCCCCGGTCCCCGCCGGCGTCCAGTCCAAGACCGCCGGTGTCACCCCCTGGCTGACGCCCAACCAGGACTTTTATCGGATCGACACCGCTCTCAGCGTCCCCGCGATCAACGTCCAGGACTGGGAATTGCGGATCCACGGCCTGGTGGAACAGGAGGTCCGGCTCAGCTTCCAGGACCTGCTGGATGCAGACCTGATCGAATCCCATGTGTCCCTGACCTGCGTCTCCAATCCGGTCGGCGGGAACCTGGCCGGCAATGCCAAATGGCTGGGTATGCCCATCCGGGACGTGCTCAAGCTGGCCCGGCCCAAGCAGGGCGCGGACATGGTGCTCTCCACGTCCATCGACGGCTTCAGCGCCTCCACGCCCCTGGAGGTGCTGCAGGACGACCGGGATGCCATGCTGGCGATCGGCATGAACGGCGAACCGCTGCCGCTGGAGCACGGCTACCCGGTCCGGATGGTGGTCCCCGGCCTGTACGGCTTCGTATCGGCCACCAAATGGGTCGTGGACCTCGAGGTCACCCGGTTCGCGGACAACAAGGCTTACTGGACCCAGCGCGGCTGGTCCGAGCGCGGCCCGATCAAGACCATGGCCCGGGTGGAGGTCCCCAAGTCCTTTGCCAAGGTCCCGGCCGGAAAAGTAGCGATCGGCGGCACCGCCTGGGCGCAGACCCGGGGCATCACAAAGGTGGAGGTCCAGATCGACAATGGTCCGTGGACCGAGGCCGTCCTGTCGGCGGAGGCCTCGGTGGTGACCTGGCGGCAATGGTCCTTCGACTGGGAAGCCACCCCCGGGCCGCACTACATCAAGGCCCGCGCCACGGACGGTACCGGCGAGCTCCAGACCGACAAGCGGGCGGACCCCGTGCCCGACGGCGCCTCCGGCTGGCAGTCTGTCATGGTCACCGTGGAGTAA
- a CDS encoding ABC transporter ATP-binding protein: MAKQTPFFSSIRRLYPHVRPILPRLVLGLLCALLASIVALAIPQVLRILINDWLRPGGNSQAVWIASSVILLLGIAEAGLVALRRQFVINPATTVETRMRVSLYDHLQDLAVSFHDRWGSGQLLSRAMTDLNFLRRWMAFGAIMLVVTTLTVVIGVVVMFSMSWQLALIFLAAAVPIMIYGFRFRTRFSKVARRSQDQAGDLATTVEESVHGIRVLKAFGRSREALENFNDQAEELRQTEIAKAKHLAAFSLVVTLLPELALGAGLIVGVMLAADGQLSIGSLVAFFATAAVIAAPVEFCGMLLAMALTAKTAVDRHFEVMDSINTITSPDDPRSPDRLKGALSFQHASFAFEDAPDKPILRDISLDIRPGETMALVGITGSGKSALLQLVPRLFDVTAGSVTIDGVDLRDFSVQELRTIVAVAFEDTTLFSSSVRDNVLLGVQGQESAERREQILAEALDTAQAHFAYSLPEGLDTLIGEEGLSLSGGQRQRIALARAVAAQPRVLVLDDPLSALDVNTEELVEGRLREVLADTTTLIVAHRPSTVALADRVALLEDGRITAVGTHTELLANNSHYRYVIASLDPEPRDLDSELSALEAEEVSR; the protein is encoded by the coding sequence ATGGCCAAGCAGACCCCTTTCTTTTCATCAATTCGCCGTCTCTATCCGCACGTCAGGCCGATTCTGCCGCGGCTGGTCCTGGGCCTGCTCTGCGCCTTGCTGGCAAGCATCGTGGCGCTGGCCATCCCCCAAGTCCTGCGGATACTGATCAATGACTGGCTGAGGCCGGGCGGCAACAGCCAGGCGGTGTGGATCGCCTCCTCCGTGATCCTGCTTCTGGGCATCGCGGAAGCCGGGCTCGTGGCTCTGCGCCGCCAGTTCGTCATCAACCCGGCCACCACGGTAGAGACCCGCATGCGGGTATCGCTGTATGACCATCTGCAGGATCTTGCCGTTTCCTTCCACGACCGTTGGGGTTCCGGCCAGCTGCTCTCGCGCGCCATGACGGACCTGAACTTCCTCCGGCGCTGGATGGCGTTCGGCGCCATCATGCTGGTGGTTACGACGCTGACCGTGGTGATCGGCGTCGTCGTGATGTTCTCCATGAGCTGGCAGCTGGCGCTGATCTTCCTGGCCGCCGCTGTCCCGATCATGATCTACGGCTTCCGCTTCCGGACGCGCTTCAGCAAGGTGGCCCGGCGCAGCCAGGACCAGGCCGGCGACCTCGCCACCACCGTTGAGGAATCCGTGCACGGCATCCGCGTGCTCAAGGCGTTCGGCCGCAGCCGGGAAGCATTGGAGAACTTCAACGACCAGGCCGAGGAGCTGCGCCAGACCGAGATCGCGAAGGCCAAGCACCTGGCCGCTTTCAGCCTGGTCGTCACGCTGCTCCCCGAGCTGGCCCTCGGCGCCGGCCTCATCGTCGGCGTCATGCTGGCAGCCGACGGACAACTCAGCATCGGTTCGCTGGTGGCATTCTTCGCCACCGCCGCTGTCATTGCCGCTCCGGTGGAGTTCTGCGGCATGCTGCTGGCGATGGCGCTCACCGCCAAGACGGCAGTGGACCGGCACTTCGAGGTGATGGATTCGATCAACACCATCACCAGCCCGGACGACCCGCGCAGCCCGGACCGGCTCAAGGGCGCCCTGAGCTTCCAGCACGCCTCCTTCGCGTTCGAGGATGCACCCGACAAACCGATCCTCAGGGACATCAGCCTGGACATCCGGCCCGGCGAAACCATGGCCCTGGTGGGCATCACCGGCAGCGGCAAGAGTGCCCTGCTGCAGCTGGTGCCGCGGTTGTTCGATGTCACGGCGGGCTCGGTGACGATCGACGGCGTCGACCTGCGCGACTTCAGCGTGCAGGAGCTGCGCACCATCGTCGCCGTGGCGTTCGAGGACACCACCCTGTTCTCCAGCTCGGTCCGGGACAACGTCCTGCTCGGGGTCCAGGGGCAGGAGTCCGCGGAGCGCCGGGAGCAGATCCTGGCCGAGGCGCTCGACACCGCCCAAGCCCACTTCGCCTACTCGCTGCCGGAGGGACTCGACACGCTGATCGGCGAGGAAGGCCTCAGCCTGTCCGGTGGCCAGCGGCAGCGCATCGCCCTCGCCCGTGCGGTCGCGGCGCAGCCCAGGGTGCTGGTCCTCGACGACCCGCTCTCCGCATTGGACGTCAATACCGAGGAACTCGTCGAAGGCCGGCTCCGGGAGGTGCTGGCCGACACCACCACCCTGATCGTTGCGCACCGGCCCTCCACCGTGGCGCTGGCCGACCGGGTGGCGCTGCTGGAAGACGGCCGGATCACCGCCGTCGGCACCCACACCGAACTGCTCGCGAACAACAGCCACTACCGGTACGTGATCGCCAGCCTGGACCCGGAACCGCGGGATCTCGATTCCGAACTGTCCGCACTCGAGGCCGAGGAGGTTTCCCGATGA